Proteins encoded by one window of Salvia splendens isolate huo1 chromosome 7, SspV2, whole genome shotgun sequence:
- the LOC121740785 gene encoding histone acetyltransferase HAC1-like isoform X1 → MHSKKCVFLCMIWVIDDLSFLEELAFWKFWGVLSLSGAPCCFGVSFSQSSDLAAPTAPLTVFTVYLFYTGAEELVYEFMYMYYLIRKEMRLLSKQINYQFICTFECLYDDLCLIGNAFKLAHSFKYFQNLHPLASLTHPFSHTIGICFTGQISGQIPNQAGTMLPGLPQQNGNLMLSQMQNSNFHRNVPNMDPETIKRRKYMQEKIWNFLMQRRQQSPEVPNRRMVDLVKRLEDGLFRNAMTMEEYLNLDTLERRLLILIKRFPTSNRNQQLSQANSSPSVGTMIPTPGFQQTGNSSFAGTSLVDNSFVNSSSNSIASSTVNPGSFFPTQNGSSGIVHGALTGGYQQSSNAFMVNHGGNNMMMSMGAQRMTSQMIPTTGINNSNSNNMIANTSNNKSLKIESSDVGAHSDVDSTTASQPTLQKQHVGSQNSRVLHNIGGQMGSGGSSMLQQKNFGITHGPLSGGFGMMGKNMPVMNSPGTTEGHLSGTIRGNSTKPLSQHLDQLQQRPVTQGDAYGIGATGSGNMYIPATTVGSTISNPSLNSISMQSMHTADSHLMTNNQSNVCSSQQATVDPHSIDQSQKVNFQSQYPVKENLVQPHQQQLLQQPSQQFQQQKPSQNQLQQKRQMPNQYLMRNDSFGQSHLSPSIIFEVKQEIGTEHYNEDIQSKVTHSFHSDMQNQFQSNSVDSHPGAAQPFSHSSVPHDAPSLHPLQFVCKTSDFTSPCGGVQPDAALGSQRYSKPPDVDASGRLPIDQTIQNEKYQRVMRQDGAQLNNLSSEESVIDHSVNSRSTEPVNTSDPASQTYSVIREKQFKNQQRWLLFLRHARRCHFLEGKCPEPNCLTAQKLLKHIGSCNNFDCSYPRCRVTWDLVNHHRRCQDTNCPVCIPVKNFMQTHFKAFARSNLRSGLPTVVNESSNAHDIAGTLGRSTPKMDPVMAETPEDLQPPIKRVKVEQSLQSLVTVSDGHIHDVQHSEKDHDYHIPVKPEISDLKVVEKAPVNVAQECPNIGITKDNVDDAYIQTLKGDGATLRDSVGCGAQQPMKTEKDTMQAKLENTSLPPEGSSKSGKPKIKGVSMIELFTPEMVRQHIMGLRQWVGQSKAKAERNQAMEHSMSENSCQLCAVERLSFEPPPVYCTLCSIRIKRNGMYYSFGSGETRYCFCNHCYNSSHGDTIAVDGTTIPKGRVEKKKNDEETEEWWVQCDKCEAWQHQICALFNGRRNNGGEAEYTCPNCYMAEVEMGERAPLPQSAVLGAKDLPRSQLSDHLEQRLIVELKRERLDRARHQGKSYDEVPGAEELVVRVVSSVDKKLDVKPRFLEIFQEENYPTEYPYKSKAVLLFQRIEGVEVCLFGMYVQEFGSECQQPNNRRVYISYLDSVKYFRPEVKTVSGEALRTFVYHEILIGYLDYCKMRGFTSCYIWACPPLKGEDYILYCHPEIQKTPKSDKLREWYLAMLRKATRENIVVELTNMYEHFFVSTGECKAKVTASRLPYFDGDYWPGAAEDFIYQFQQEEDGRKHSKKGALKKSITKRALRASGQTDLSSNALKDLMLMHKLGDSITQCKEDFIMVHLQHSCSHCCILIFSGKRWVCKQCKKFHLCDKCYDAERKRDDRERHPVNYKDVHALYPVDVAEVPDDTKDNENLESEFFDTRQAFLSLCQGNYYQYDTLRRAKHSSMMVLYHLHNPTAPAFVITCTKCNLDIESGQGWRCETCPEYDICNACYQKDGGKDHPHKLTKNQSIDPNAQNKEAKQLRLSQVRKMLDLLVHASQCRSTLCRYPNCRKVKGLFRHGILCKRRAAGGCHMCTKMWQLLQLHARACKESDCNVPRCRDLREHLRRLQHQADSRRRAAVMEMMRQRAAEVAGSS, encoded by the exons ATGCATAGtaaaaaatgtgtttttttgtgcATGATTTGGGTTATTGATGACCTTAGTTTTCTTGAAGAGCTTgctttttggaaattttggggTGTCCTTTCTCTCTCAGGAGCCCCTTGTTGTTTTGGGGTGTCATTTTCACAATCAAGTGATCTTGCAGCTCCGACTGCTCCGTTAACTGTTTTTACTGTGTATCTCTTCTATACAGGTGCTGAAGAGTTAGTTTatgaatttatgtatatgtattatttaataagaaaagaaatgagacttctTAGCAAACAAATTAACTATCAGTTTATCTGTACTTTTGAATGTTTATATGATGATCTATGTTTGATTGGTAATGCCTTCAAGCTTGCACATTCTTTTAAGTATTTTCAGAATCTTCATCCACTCGCTTCTCTTACTCATCCTTTTTCTCACACTATTGGGATTTGCTTTACAG GGCAGATCTCAGGCCAGATACCCAACCAAGCTGGTACTATGTTGCCTGGGCTACCACAGCAAAATGGGAACCTTATGCTCAGCCAAATGCAGAATTCTAATTTTCATAGAAATGTTCCCAATATGGATCCAGAAACTATTAAAAGACGCAAATACATGCAAGAAAAAAT CTGGAATTTTCTAATGCAGCGGCGACAGCAATCTCCTGAGGTTCCCAACAGGAGAATGGTTGATTTAGTGAAACGTCTAGAAGATGGTTTATTCAGAAATGCCATGACAATG GAGGAGTACCTAAACCTGGACACTTTGGAAAGGCGTTTGCTTATTCTGATTAAGCGCTTCCCTACAAGTAATCGCAATCAGCAATTGTCACAAGCCAATTCTTCCCCTTCCGTCGGTACAATGATACCCACACCCGGGTTTCAACAAACTGGGAACTCAAGCTTCGCTGGAACTTCATTAGTGGATAATTCTTTTGTGAACAGTAGTTCCAACTCAATTGCATCGTCCACCGTTAATCCGGGAAGCTTTTTTCCAACTCAAAATGGGTCTTCTGGAATTGTGCATG GAGCTTTGACTGGTGGATATCAGCAGTCATCTAATGCTTTCATGGTCAATCATGGGGGAAATAACATGATGATGTCCATGGGTGCGCAAAGAATGACAAGTCAAATGATCCCAACTACTGGAATTAATAACTCCAATTCTAATAATATGATTGCTAACACTAGCAATAACAAGTCATTGAAAATTGAATCATCAGATGTTGGAGCACATTCTGATGTTGACTCTACAACTGCATCACAGCCTACTTTGCAAAAGCAGCATGTTGGTAGTCAAAATTCTCGTGTTTTACACAATATTGGGGGGCAAATGGGTAGTGGAGGCAGTTCTATGTTGCAGCAGAAAAACTTTGGAATAACTCATGGGCCCCTAAGTGGAGGGTTTGGAATGATGGGAAAGAATATGCCTGTCATGAATAGCCCTGGAACCACTGAGGGACATTTATCTGGAACTATACGTGGAAATTCCACCAAGCCCTTGTCTCAGCATCTTGACCAGCTTCAACAAAGACCAGTAACACAAG GTGATGCCTACGGAATTGGTGCTACTGGGTCTGGAAACATGTACATTCCTGCAACAACTGTTGGGTCCACGATCAGCAACCCGAGCTTGAATTCCATATCCATGCAATCAATGCACACGGCAGATTCTCATTTGATGACCAATAACCAGTCAAATGTATGTTCTTCTCAACAGGCAACTGTGGATCCTCACTCAATAGATCAATCACAAAAGGTGAATTTTCAATCTCAGTACCCAGTGAAAGAAAATCTTGTGCAACCTCACCAACAGCAGCTGCTTCAACAGCCATCCCAGCAGTTTCAGCAGCAAAAACCTTCTCAGAATCAATTGCAACAAAAAAGGCAAATGCCGAACCAGTATTTGATGAGAAATGATTCTTTCGGTCAGTCCCATCTATCGCCCAGTATAATATTTGAGGTGAAGCAGGAGATTGGAACAGAGCATTATAATGAAGATATACAGTCAAAAGTCACCCACTCCTTCCATTCTGATATGCAGAACCAGTTCCAGTCAAATTCTGTAGACAGCCATCCAGGAGCTGCTCAGCCTTTTTCTCATTCATCTGTGCCGCATGATGCCCCATCCTTGCATCCGCTGCAATTTGTGTGTAAAACTAGTGATTTTACTAGTCCTTGTGGTGGTGTTCAACCAGATGCAGCTTTGGGCAGTCAGCGGTATTCTAAGCCTCCAGATGTGGATGCATCAGGAAGACTCCCAATTGATCAGACtattcaaaatgaaaaatatcagAGAGTAATGAGGCAAGATGGAGCTCAACTAAATAATTTATCCTCAGAAGAATCTGTTATTGACCACTCTGTAAATTCTAGATCAACAGAACCGGTGAACACAAGTGACCCAGCATCTCAAACTTATAGCGTTATTCGCGAAAAACAGTTCAAGAACCAACAGAGGTGGCTGTTGTTTTTGCGGCATGCTCGTCGATGTCATTTCCTAGAAGGTAAATGCCCAGAGCCTAACTGCTTAACTGCTCAGAAGCTGTTGAAGCATATTGGAAGTTGCAACAATTTCGATTGTTCATACCCTCGTTGCCGTGTTACATGGGATTTAGTCAATCATCATAGGCGCTGTCAGGATACAAATTGCCCTGTATGTATCCCTGTTAAGAATTTTATGCAGACTCACTTCAAGGCATTTGCTCGTTCTAATTTGAGGTCTGGGTTGCCTACGGTAGTCAATGAATCTTCAAATGCCCATGATATTGCTGGAACTTTGGGAAGGTCTACTCCAAAGATGGACCCAGTGATGGCTGAAACTCCTGAAGATCTACAACCTCCTATTAAACGCGTGAAAGTCGAGCAAAGCTTGCAGTCTCTTGTCACTGTAAGTGATGGTCATATCCATGATGTACAGCATAGTGAAAAGGATCACGATTACCATATTCCAGTAAAACCTGAAATTAGTGATCTGAAAGTAGTGGAGAAAGCTCCTGTAAACGTTGCACAGGAATGTCCCAATATTGGGATAACAAAGGATAACGTGGATGATGCCTACATACAAACTCTGAAAGGTGATGGTGCCACACTTAGAGATTCTGTTGGATGTGGTGCTCAGCAGCCCATGAAGACAGAAAAGGATACAATGCAAGCTAAGCTGGAAAACACTTCATTACCTCCTGAGGGTTCATCCAAGTCCGGGAAGCCAAAAATAAAGGGAGTATCAATGATTGAATTATTCACCCCTGAAATGGTCCGCCAACATATTATGGGTCTCCGGCAGTGGGTAGGACAG AGCAAAGCaaaggcagaaagaaatcaggCAATGGAGCATTCAATGAGTGAAAATTCTTGTCAGCTCTGTGCAGTTGAGAGGCTTAGCTTTGAACCTCCTCCTGTGTATTGTACTCTCTGTAGTATTCGCATTAAAAGAAATGGAATGTATTACTCCTTCGGGTCTGGGGAAACCCGTTATTGCTTCTGCAATCACTGCTATAACAGTTCACATGGAGACACCATTGCAGTAGATGGCACGACTATTCCAAAGGGAAGGgtggagaaaaagaaaaatgacgaGGAAACTGAAGAATGG TGGGTTCAATGTGACAAGTGTGAAGCTTGGCAGCATCAAATCTGCGCATTGTTTAATGGTAGAAGGAATAATGGTGGAGAAGCGGAGTATACTTGTCCAAATTGTTATATGGCAGAAGTTGAAATGGGAGAACGTGCACCATTGCCACAGAGTGCTGTTCTCGGTGCAAAAGATTTGCCTAGATCACAGCTAAGCGATCACTTGGAGCAGCGTTTAATTGTAGAATTGAAGCGAGAGAGGCTGGACAGAGCTAGGCATCAAGGCAAAAGTTATGATGAG GTCCCAGGAGCAGAAGAGCTTGTTGTAAGAGTGGTATCATCAGTGGACAAAAAGTTGGATGTCAAGCCTCGCTTCCTGGAGATTTTTCAAGAGGAAAACTATCCAACAGAGTATCCTTATAAATCTAAG GCGGTACTGTTATTTCAGAGAATTGAGGGAGTTGAAGTATGCTTGTTTGGCATGTATGTTCAAGAATTTGGATCTGAATGCCAGCAGCCCAACAATCGAAGAGTCTACATCTCTTACCTGGACTCTGTTAAGTATTTTAGACCAGAAGTCAAAACAGTCTCAGGAGAGGCTCTAAGGACATTTGTGTACCATGAAATTTTG ATTGGATATCTGGACTACTGCAAAATGCGTGGTTTTACAAGCTGCTACATCTGGGCATGCCCTCCCCTGAAGGGTGAGGACTACATTTTGTATTGTCACCCAGAAATTCAAAAGACGCCCAAATCTGATAAACTTCGAGAGTG GTACTTGGCCATGCTACGAAAAGCCACAAGGGAAAACATTGTCGTGGAGCTTACTAATATGTATGAACATTTCTTTGTTTCAACTGGTGAATGTAAAGCAAAGGTAACTGCATCTCGGTTGCCATACTTTGATGGAGATTATTGGCCTGGTGCTGCGGAGGACTTCATCTATCAATTTCAACAAGAAGAAGATGGGAGAAAACATTCTAAGAAGGGAGCTTTGAAAAAGAGCATCACAAAAAGAGCTTTAAGGGCATCTGGACAAACTGATCTTTCTAGCAATGCATTAAAGGATCTGATGTTAATGCATAAG CTTGGTGACTCCATAACTCAATGTAAGGAGGATTTCATCATGGTTCACTTACAGCATTCATGTTCTCATTGCTGCATCCTAATCTTTTCTGGAAAGCGGTGGGTCTGCAAGCAGTGCAAAAAGTTTCATCTTTGTGACAA GTGCTATGATGCTGAGCGGAAACGTGATGATAGGGAGAGGCATCCTGTAAACTACAAGGATGTCCACGCACTTTATCCT GTTGACGTTGCTGAAGTCCCCGATGATACTAAAGATAATGAGAATCTTGAAAGTGAGTTTTTTGACACAAGGCAAGCATTTCTCAGTCTTTGTCAAGGAAACTATTATCAGTATGATACTCTTCGCCGAGCTAAGCATTCTTCTATGATGGTCTTGTATCATCTGCACAATCCGACTGCCCCTGCTTTTGTCATAACATGCACAAAATGCAACCTTGATATTGAGAGTGGGCAAGGTTGGCGCTGTGAGACATGCCCCGAATATGATATATGCAATGCTTGCTATCAGAAGGATGGAGGAAAGGATCATCCTCATAAATTAACTAAAAATCAGTCCATCGACCCCAATGCACAAAACAAAGAAGCCAAGCAATTACGACTCTCACAG GTGAGGAAAATGCTCGATCTCCTGGTGCACGCTTCTCAGTGCCGGTCAACCCTTTGCCGGTATCCAAACTGTCGCAAGGTCAAGGGACTTTTCCGGCATGGCATCCTGTGCAAAAGGCGCGCGGCAGGCGGCTGTCATATGTGTACTAAAATGTGGCAGCTTCTCCAGCTTCACGCCCGAGCATGCAAAGAATCTGACTGCAATGTACCACGTTGCAG GGACTTGAGGGAACACCTGAGAAGGCTGCAGCACCAAGCAGATTCACGACGAAGGGCTGCTGTAATGGAAATGATGAGGCAACGTGCAGCAGAGGTCGCAGGCAGTTCTTGA
- the LOC121740785 gene encoding histone acetyltransferase HAC1-like isoform X2, with protein sequence MHSKKCVFLCMIWVIDDLSFLEELAFWKFWGVLSLSGAPCCFGVSFSQSSDLAAPTAPLTVFTVYLFYTGAEELVYEFMYMYYLIRKEMRLLSKQINYQFICTFECLYDDLCLIGNAFKLAHSFKYFQNLHPLASLTHPFSHTIGICFTGQISGQIPNQAGTMLPGLPQQNGNLMLSQMQNSNFHRNVPNMDPETIKRRKYMQEKIWNFLMQRRQQSPEVPNRRMVDLVKRLEDGLFRNAMTMEEYLNLDTLERRLLILIKRFPTSNRNQQLSQANSSPSVGTMIPTPGFQQTGNSSFAGTSLVDNSFVNSSSNSIASSTVNPGSFFPTQNGSSGIVHGALTGGYQQSSNAFMVNHGGNNMMMSMGAQRMTSQMIPTTGINNSNSNNMIANTSNNKSLKIESSDVGAHSDVDSTTASQPTLQKQHVGSQNSRVLHNIGGQMGSGGSSMLQQKNFGITHGPLSGGFGMMGKNMPVMNSPGTTEGHLSGTIRGNSTKPLSQHLDQLQQRPVTQGDAYGIGATGSGNMYIPATTVGSTISNPSLNSISMQSMHTADSHLMTNNQSNVCSSQQATVDPHSIDQSQKPSQQFQQQKPSQNQLQQKRQMPNQYLMRNDSFGQSHLSPSIIFEVKQEIGTEHYNEDIQSKVTHSFHSDMQNQFQSNSVDSHPGAAQPFSHSSVPHDAPSLHPLQFVCKTSDFTSPCGGVQPDAALGSQRYSKPPDVDASGRLPIDQTIQNEKYQRVMRQDGAQLNNLSSEESVIDHSVNSRSTEPVNTSDPASQTYSVIREKQFKNQQRWLLFLRHARRCHFLEGKCPEPNCLTAQKLLKHIGSCNNFDCSYPRCRVTWDLVNHHRRCQDTNCPVCIPVKNFMQTHFKAFARSNLRSGLPTVVNESSNAHDIAGTLGRSTPKMDPVMAETPEDLQPPIKRVKVEQSLQSLVTVSDGHIHDVQHSEKDHDYHIPVKPEISDLKVVEKAPVNVAQECPNIGITKDNVDDAYIQTLKGDGATLRDSVGCGAQQPMKTEKDTMQAKLENTSLPPEGSSKSGKPKIKGVSMIELFTPEMVRQHIMGLRQWVGQSKAKAERNQAMEHSMSENSCQLCAVERLSFEPPPVYCTLCSIRIKRNGMYYSFGSGETRYCFCNHCYNSSHGDTIAVDGTTIPKGRVEKKKNDEETEEWWVQCDKCEAWQHQICALFNGRRNNGGEAEYTCPNCYMAEVEMGERAPLPQSAVLGAKDLPRSQLSDHLEQRLIVELKRERLDRARHQGKSYDEVPGAEELVVRVVSSVDKKLDVKPRFLEIFQEENYPTEYPYKSKAVLLFQRIEGVEVCLFGMYVQEFGSECQQPNNRRVYISYLDSVKYFRPEVKTVSGEALRTFVYHEILIGYLDYCKMRGFTSCYIWACPPLKGEDYILYCHPEIQKTPKSDKLREWYLAMLRKATRENIVVELTNMYEHFFVSTGECKAKVTASRLPYFDGDYWPGAAEDFIYQFQQEEDGRKHSKKGALKKSITKRALRASGQTDLSSNALKDLMLMHKLGDSITQCKEDFIMVHLQHSCSHCCILIFSGKRWVCKQCKKFHLCDKCYDAERKRDDRERHPVNYKDVHALYPVDVAEVPDDTKDNENLESEFFDTRQAFLSLCQGNYYQYDTLRRAKHSSMMVLYHLHNPTAPAFVITCTKCNLDIESGQGWRCETCPEYDICNACYQKDGGKDHPHKLTKNQSIDPNAQNKEAKQLRLSQVRKMLDLLVHASQCRSTLCRYPNCRKVKGLFRHGILCKRRAAGGCHMCTKMWQLLQLHARACKESDCNVPRCRDLREHLRRLQHQADSRRRAAVMEMMRQRAAEVAGSS encoded by the exons ATGCATAGtaaaaaatgtgtttttttgtgcATGATTTGGGTTATTGATGACCTTAGTTTTCTTGAAGAGCTTgctttttggaaattttggggTGTCCTTTCTCTCTCAGGAGCCCCTTGTTGTTTTGGGGTGTCATTTTCACAATCAAGTGATCTTGCAGCTCCGACTGCTCCGTTAACTGTTTTTACTGTGTATCTCTTCTATACAGGTGCTGAAGAGTTAGTTTatgaatttatgtatatgtattatttaataagaaaagaaatgagacttctTAGCAAACAAATTAACTATCAGTTTATCTGTACTTTTGAATGTTTATATGATGATCTATGTTTGATTGGTAATGCCTTCAAGCTTGCACATTCTTTTAAGTATTTTCAGAATCTTCATCCACTCGCTTCTCTTACTCATCCTTTTTCTCACACTATTGGGATTTGCTTTACAG GGCAGATCTCAGGCCAGATACCCAACCAAGCTGGTACTATGTTGCCTGGGCTACCACAGCAAAATGGGAACCTTATGCTCAGCCAAATGCAGAATTCTAATTTTCATAGAAATGTTCCCAATATGGATCCAGAAACTATTAAAAGACGCAAATACATGCAAGAAAAAAT CTGGAATTTTCTAATGCAGCGGCGACAGCAATCTCCTGAGGTTCCCAACAGGAGAATGGTTGATTTAGTGAAACGTCTAGAAGATGGTTTATTCAGAAATGCCATGACAATG GAGGAGTACCTAAACCTGGACACTTTGGAAAGGCGTTTGCTTATTCTGATTAAGCGCTTCCCTACAAGTAATCGCAATCAGCAATTGTCACAAGCCAATTCTTCCCCTTCCGTCGGTACAATGATACCCACACCCGGGTTTCAACAAACTGGGAACTCAAGCTTCGCTGGAACTTCATTAGTGGATAATTCTTTTGTGAACAGTAGTTCCAACTCAATTGCATCGTCCACCGTTAATCCGGGAAGCTTTTTTCCAACTCAAAATGGGTCTTCTGGAATTGTGCATG GAGCTTTGACTGGTGGATATCAGCAGTCATCTAATGCTTTCATGGTCAATCATGGGGGAAATAACATGATGATGTCCATGGGTGCGCAAAGAATGACAAGTCAAATGATCCCAACTACTGGAATTAATAACTCCAATTCTAATAATATGATTGCTAACACTAGCAATAACAAGTCATTGAAAATTGAATCATCAGATGTTGGAGCACATTCTGATGTTGACTCTACAACTGCATCACAGCCTACTTTGCAAAAGCAGCATGTTGGTAGTCAAAATTCTCGTGTTTTACACAATATTGGGGGGCAAATGGGTAGTGGAGGCAGTTCTATGTTGCAGCAGAAAAACTTTGGAATAACTCATGGGCCCCTAAGTGGAGGGTTTGGAATGATGGGAAAGAATATGCCTGTCATGAATAGCCCTGGAACCACTGAGGGACATTTATCTGGAACTATACGTGGAAATTCCACCAAGCCCTTGTCTCAGCATCTTGACCAGCTTCAACAAAGACCAGTAACACAAG GTGATGCCTACGGAATTGGTGCTACTGGGTCTGGAAACATGTACATTCCTGCAACAACTGTTGGGTCCACGATCAGCAACCCGAGCTTGAATTCCATATCCATGCAATCAATGCACACGGCAGATTCTCATTTGATGACCAATAACCAGTCAAATGTATGTTCTTCTCAACAGGCAACTGTGGATCCTCACTCAATAGATCAATCACAAAAG CCATCCCAGCAGTTTCAGCAGCAAAAACCTTCTCAGAATCAATTGCAACAAAAAAGGCAAATGCCGAACCAGTATTTGATGAGAAATGATTCTTTCGGTCAGTCCCATCTATCGCCCAGTATAATATTTGAGGTGAAGCAGGAGATTGGAACAGAGCATTATAATGAAGATATACAGTCAAAAGTCACCCACTCCTTCCATTCTGATATGCAGAACCAGTTCCAGTCAAATTCTGTAGACAGCCATCCAGGAGCTGCTCAGCCTTTTTCTCATTCATCTGTGCCGCATGATGCCCCATCCTTGCATCCGCTGCAATTTGTGTGTAAAACTAGTGATTTTACTAGTCCTTGTGGTGGTGTTCAACCAGATGCAGCTTTGGGCAGTCAGCGGTATTCTAAGCCTCCAGATGTGGATGCATCAGGAAGACTCCCAATTGATCAGACtattcaaaatgaaaaatatcagAGAGTAATGAGGCAAGATGGAGCTCAACTAAATAATTTATCCTCAGAAGAATCTGTTATTGACCACTCTGTAAATTCTAGATCAACAGAACCGGTGAACACAAGTGACCCAGCATCTCAAACTTATAGCGTTATTCGCGAAAAACAGTTCAAGAACCAACAGAGGTGGCTGTTGTTTTTGCGGCATGCTCGTCGATGTCATTTCCTAGAAGGTAAATGCCCAGAGCCTAACTGCTTAACTGCTCAGAAGCTGTTGAAGCATATTGGAAGTTGCAACAATTTCGATTGTTCATACCCTCGTTGCCGTGTTACATGGGATTTAGTCAATCATCATAGGCGCTGTCAGGATACAAATTGCCCTGTATGTATCCCTGTTAAGAATTTTATGCAGACTCACTTCAAGGCATTTGCTCGTTCTAATTTGAGGTCTGGGTTGCCTACGGTAGTCAATGAATCTTCAAATGCCCATGATATTGCTGGAACTTTGGGAAGGTCTACTCCAAAGATGGACCCAGTGATGGCTGAAACTCCTGAAGATCTACAACCTCCTATTAAACGCGTGAAAGTCGAGCAAAGCTTGCAGTCTCTTGTCACTGTAAGTGATGGTCATATCCATGATGTACAGCATAGTGAAAAGGATCACGATTACCATATTCCAGTAAAACCTGAAATTAGTGATCTGAAAGTAGTGGAGAAAGCTCCTGTAAACGTTGCACAGGAATGTCCCAATATTGGGATAACAAAGGATAACGTGGATGATGCCTACATACAAACTCTGAAAGGTGATGGTGCCACACTTAGAGATTCTGTTGGATGTGGTGCTCAGCAGCCCATGAAGACAGAAAAGGATACAATGCAAGCTAAGCTGGAAAACACTTCATTACCTCCTGAGGGTTCATCCAAGTCCGGGAAGCCAAAAATAAAGGGAGTATCAATGATTGAATTATTCACCCCTGAAATGGTCCGCCAACATATTATGGGTCTCCGGCAGTGGGTAGGACAG AGCAAAGCaaaggcagaaagaaatcaggCAATGGAGCATTCAATGAGTGAAAATTCTTGTCAGCTCTGTGCAGTTGAGAGGCTTAGCTTTGAACCTCCTCCTGTGTATTGTACTCTCTGTAGTATTCGCATTAAAAGAAATGGAATGTATTACTCCTTCGGGTCTGGGGAAACCCGTTATTGCTTCTGCAATCACTGCTATAACAGTTCACATGGAGACACCATTGCAGTAGATGGCACGACTATTCCAAAGGGAAGGgtggagaaaaagaaaaatgacgaGGAAACTGAAGAATGG TGGGTTCAATGTGACAAGTGTGAAGCTTGGCAGCATCAAATCTGCGCATTGTTTAATGGTAGAAGGAATAATGGTGGAGAAGCGGAGTATACTTGTCCAAATTGTTATATGGCAGAAGTTGAAATGGGAGAACGTGCACCATTGCCACAGAGTGCTGTTCTCGGTGCAAAAGATTTGCCTAGATCACAGCTAAGCGATCACTTGGAGCAGCGTTTAATTGTAGAATTGAAGCGAGAGAGGCTGGACAGAGCTAGGCATCAAGGCAAAAGTTATGATGAG GTCCCAGGAGCAGAAGAGCTTGTTGTAAGAGTGGTATCATCAGTGGACAAAAAGTTGGATGTCAAGCCTCGCTTCCTGGAGATTTTTCAAGAGGAAAACTATCCAACAGAGTATCCTTATAAATCTAAG GCGGTACTGTTATTTCAGAGAATTGAGGGAGTTGAAGTATGCTTGTTTGGCATGTATGTTCAAGAATTTGGATCTGAATGCCAGCAGCCCAACAATCGAAGAGTCTACATCTCTTACCTGGACTCTGTTAAGTATTTTAGACCAGAAGTCAAAACAGTCTCAGGAGAGGCTCTAAGGACATTTGTGTACCATGAAATTTTG ATTGGATATCTGGACTACTGCAAAATGCGTGGTTTTACAAGCTGCTACATCTGGGCATGCCCTCCCCTGAAGGGTGAGGACTACATTTTGTATTGTCACCCAGAAATTCAAAAGACGCCCAAATCTGATAAACTTCGAGAGTG GTACTTGGCCATGCTACGAAAAGCCACAAGGGAAAACATTGTCGTGGAGCTTACTAATATGTATGAACATTTCTTTGTTTCAACTGGTGAATGTAAAGCAAAGGTAACTGCATCTCGGTTGCCATACTTTGATGGAGATTATTGGCCTGGTGCTGCGGAGGACTTCATCTATCAATTTCAACAAGAAGAAGATGGGAGAAAACATTCTAAGAAGGGAGCTTTGAAAAAGAGCATCACAAAAAGAGCTTTAAGGGCATCTGGACAAACTGATCTTTCTAGCAATGCATTAAAGGATCTGATGTTAATGCATAAG CTTGGTGACTCCATAACTCAATGTAAGGAGGATTTCATCATGGTTCACTTACAGCATTCATGTTCTCATTGCTGCATCCTAATCTTTTCTGGAAAGCGGTGGGTCTGCAAGCAGTGCAAAAAGTTTCATCTTTGTGACAA GTGCTATGATGCTGAGCGGAAACGTGATGATAGGGAGAGGCATCCTGTAAACTACAAGGATGTCCACGCACTTTATCCT GTTGACGTTGCTGAAGTCCCCGATGATACTAAAGATAATGAGAATCTTGAAAGTGAGTTTTTTGACACAAGGCAAGCATTTCTCAGTCTTTGTCAAGGAAACTATTATCAGTATGATACTCTTCGCCGAGCTAAGCATTCTTCTATGATGGTCTTGTATCATCTGCACAATCCGACTGCCCCTGCTTTTGTCATAACATGCACAAAATGCAACCTTGATATTGAGAGTGGGCAAGGTTGGCGCTGTGAGACATGCCCCGAATATGATATATGCAATGCTTGCTATCAGAAGGATGGAGGAAAGGATCATCCTCATAAATTAACTAAAAATCAGTCCATCGACCCCAATGCACAAAACAAAGAAGCCAAGCAATTACGACTCTCACAG GTGAGGAAAATGCTCGATCTCCTGGTGCACGCTTCTCAGTGCCGGTCAACCCTTTGCCGGTATCCAAACTGTCGCAAGGTCAAGGGACTTTTCCGGCATGGCATCCTGTGCAAAAGGCGCGCGGCAGGCGGCTGTCATATGTGTACTAAAATGTGGCAGCTTCTCCAGCTTCACGCCCGAGCATGCAAAGAATCTGACTGCAATGTACCACGTTGCAG GGACTTGAGGGAACACCTGAGAAGGCTGCAGCACCAAGCAGATTCACGACGAAGGGCTGCTGTAATGGAAATGATGAGGCAACGTGCAGCAGAGGTCGCAGGCAGTTCTTGA